In Halomonas denitrificans, the genomic stretch TCGGCTGGCAGCGTCACTACGTCGGCGACGGCGGCGATCGCTTCGACATGCGCTTCGGGGCCCAGCAGGCCGACCAGGAATTCATCTACCGGCTGGACTACCAACGTCCCTTCGGCAGCCTGCCGGCCAATTTCCTGACCGGCGGCCTGCTGCTCAAGCGCGAGCGCGACCGCTTCCGCTTCGAGGACGAGAACGATATCGAGCCGGTCTTCGAATCCTTCGGCGGCAACCGTAACCAGGCCCAGGTCACCTTCGGCCGGCTGCGCGAACGATTGATCCTGGACGACTACAGCCCGCTCGAAGAGCGACTCTTCGTGACCGTGCTGAAGGAACAGTTCGATGCGTTCTCGGCCGAGTCCCTGAGCGAGGAACAGAGCGCGCTGCTGGCGAACTACCCCGATCTGCGGCGCTTCCTCGACACGGACACGCAGACCCTGGCCGCCGGCGCCGAGTGGACCCTGTTCCGGCTTCGCGGCGAAGGCTTCGGCCAGGAAGGCCAGTACGCCCAGGTCCGCTTCCTCGGCTCGAGCGAGGCGGCCGGCTCGGACGTCAGCTTCGCCCAGGCCTACGGCACCGCGCGCTGGCACTGGCAGTTCCTGCCGCGGCACAAGCTCCTGCTGCGCGGCGAGGTCGGCTACACGGAGGCCGACACCACGACCTTCGACCTGCAGCTGCCGGACGACCCGCGCCGGCTGGAGCTCGAAATCACCGAGCTGCCCGAGCTGTTCCGGTTCAAGACCGGCGGCGATCGCACCGTGCGCGGCTACGCCTTCGAGGACCTGAGCACCAACCGCAACGGCGCCAACCACCTGCTGGTCGGCTCGGCCGAATACGAGTTCAACTTCTACGGCGACTTTTCCGTGGCCGCGTTCTACGATGTCGGCAATGCGTTCAACGACTGGAAGGAACCGGAGCTGAAGGCCGGCGCCGGCGTGGGCGTTCGCTGGTACACGCTGATCGGACCGGTGCAGCTGGACTTCGCCCGCGCGTTCGCCGACGACAGCCTGCGCATTCACTTCACCATCGGGACCAAGCTGCTGTGAAGAAGCGAACCCTCGTCCGCCTGGGGCTGGCACTGGCCGTTCTCGTCGGCGTTCTGTTGCTCGCGGCGATGATCGCCTGGTGGTGGCTGACCGCCACCCGGAGCGGCGCGGAGTTCTTACTCGGCCAGGCCCAGTCGAGGACCGAGCGGCTCGAGTGGTCGCGCGCCGAAGGCAGCCTGAGCGACGGCCTGGTGCTCGACGACCTCGAGTTCGCGCAGGCCGGACTCGAGGTCTCGGCCGGCCGCATCGACCTCGCGGTGGGCCTCACGCCGTTCCCCCCGTTCGACGTACAGATCGAACGCCTTGCGCTGACCGACGTGACCGTCACGCTGCCGCCGGCCGACCCCGACGCGCAGGCCGAACCGTTCCGGCCCGGCAACTACGCGCTGCCGATCCCGGTGGGGGTGGACCGGCTCCGGCTCGACGGCCTGACGGTCAACGACGCCGACGGCGCGGAACTGCTGCGAATCGAGCGCGCCGCCCTGTCCGGCTCGGCCTTCGCCGCACTGCATCTCGAGCGCCTCGAGGTCGAGTCGCCGCAGGGCACGCTGCGCCTGCAGGGTCGGGCCGGCCTGGCCGAGCCGTGGACGATGGACCTCGACGCGGAGCTCCGCCCCGTGCTCGACGACCTCGACCTGGCCGCCGACGTCGCGCTGGACGGCCCGCTGGACCGCCTGTCCATCGGCGCGGACCTGCGCGGCGCCGTGCGCGGGCAGCTGGAGGCCGAGCTGCGCGGCCTGCCCGACCCGGGCGCCTTGAGCGGTCGCCTGGACTGGACCGGCGCGATCGTGAACTGGCCCGGCCTGGACGGGCGGATCGACGAGATGGAAATCCATATCGAAGGCCGGGCCGGCGACTGGCAGGCGGACGCCGAGTCGCGGGTCGCCCTCGCCCGGGCGCCGGAGACGGACGTGTCGCTGGAGGCCCGGGGCGGAGCGGACGCGATCGAGCAGGCCACGCTGGTCGCGCGCCTGCTCGACGGCGAGCTTCGGGCCACCGGGCAGGCGAACTGGGCCGAGGCCCCGACCGGGTCGGCCACGATCGAACTGTCCGGCCTGGACTTTACCTCGCTGTACCCGGAATGGCCCAGCCAGGCGCGTCTCGCCGGCACGGTCGAGGCGCGGGTGACCCCCGAAGCGGTGGTGGTCGAAGGCTTCGCCCTGCAGGCGCCGCCGGCCGAACTGCGCGTCGATGGCCAGGGCCGCTACCGGTTCGAGGACCGGCACGCGTCGGTTGCCCTGGACTGGACCGAACTGGTCTGGCCGCCGGTGCTCGACGACAGCGAGCCGCTGTTTTCCAGCGCCGCCGGGCGCTTCGAGGGCCGCGGCACGCTGGAGGAATGGCAGGCCGAGCTCGGCGCGTGGCTGCAGCTGCCCGACCAGCCCCGGACCCGGGTCGAGATCGACGCCGAAGGCGATCGGACGCAGGCCCGGATCGAGCGCGGGATGATCCGGCCCGACGATGCCGGACAGCTTCGCTTTTCCGGCCGCGCCGGCCTCGGCGAGGTGCCGACGGCCGACCTGGACCTCGCGCTGGAACGCTTCGATCCGGGCGTTTTCGTCCCGCAGCTGCCGGGCCGGGTCGACGGACAGGCCCGGCTGGACCTGGCCGGCGAGGACCTGGCACTGGAAATCCGCTCGCTGGGCGGCCAGATCCGCGGCCAGCCGCTGGCCGGCGACGGCGAGCTGCGCATCGCCGGCACCCGCGTGGAACGCGCGTCGGTGGAGCTGGCGCTCGGCGAGAACCGCGCCGTGATCGACCGCCCGGGCCCAACGGCATGGACCGTGTCGATCGACGCGGACCGGCTCGACCAGGTCTGGCCGACGCTTGCCGGAGAGCTGACCGCCGATACCGTGGTCCGGACCGACGAACGCCGGCTCGAGTGGGAGCTCGCCAGTCCCGGGGTGATCGTCGGCGCGCGGCGCGCCGGCGCGCTCCAATCGCGCGGGGTGGTCGAGTGGGGCGAGCAACCCTCGGCCACGGCGCGCATCACGGCCGAGGACATCGACCTGAACCCCTGGGAGCGGCTCGACCGGGTCGAACTGACGCTGGTCGGCGATTGCCGGCAGCACCGGCTCAACGCTTACGCCAGCGGGACCCGCGCCACGCTGGACCTGGCCGCGGGCGGAATGTTGGCGGATTGCGCGAACCCGGCCGAGGCGTGGCAGGGACAGATCGACCGCCTGGTGATCGCCGAAACCCCGCTCGGCCTGTGGCGCCTCGACCGGCCGCTGGAGATCGCCTACGGGGCGGATCGCATCACGGCCGGCCCCGCCTGCCTGTGGACCACGGGCCACGACGGCCGACTGTGCCTGAACGAACTCGATGCGGCCGTCGGCCCGTCGGCGAGCGAAGGCCGGGCCGCGGTGGCATTCAATGCGGTGCCGACCGACCTGGTGCTGTTGCCGCTGGACCCGGCCTTCTCGATCGGCACGGAGTTGCGCGGCCTGGCCCGGGTCGCCTGGGACGGCGCCGGCCTCACCGGCGTCGACGGCCGCCTGCTGATGGATTCGGGACCGGTGCAGCTGCTGGGCACCGATGGCGAACTGCTGACCATCGAGGGCGCCGACCTGGCGCTGGCCTCGCCCGAACCGCGATCGGTGCAGGCCGACCTGGACCTGCGTCTCGAAGGCGCCAGCACTATCGTGGGCCGGGTCGCCATCCCGAACGTCAACGATCCGTCGACCACGAGCATCGACGGTCGCCTGTCCCTGAACCTGCCGCGCTTGTCCGCCTTCAATCGCCTGGTCCCGCAGCTGGATCGGCTGCAGGGCCGCCTCGACGCCGAACTTACGGTCGCAGGCCCGTTGCTCGCCCCCGAGTTCGACGGCGAGGCCCGGCTCCGCGAAGGCCGGATCGTGCACGCCCCCTACGGCATGGACCTGACCGCGATCGATCTCACGCTCGACGCGGACCAGACCGGCGGCCGATTGACGGGCGCCTTCCAAGCCGGGGACGGCCGGGCCCGGATCGACGGCCGCATGGCCAGGGAGACCGGCGCCTGGCGCGGGCGGGTCGCCGTCGACGGAGAGGGCCTGCAGCTGTTCGATGCGGAGTGGCTGCGGATGACGATCAGCCCCGACCTCGCGGCTCGCTTCGAGGCCGACGGCCTCGAGCTCGACGGAACCCTGGTCGTGGACTCGGCCCTGCTCGGCCTGCCCCCGGGCTCCGAATCCCGGATCCAGCCCTCGGACGACGTGGTCATCGTCGGCGCCGAACCCGAGGACGAGGACGCTGCTGCCGAAACCGCGCCGATTCGCCCGATCGTCGGGACCGTCGGGCTGCGCCTGGGCGACGACGTGAGGATGGAAGCCGCCGGCATGACCACCCGGCTGGCCGGCGAACTGGACATCACCTGGAACGGCGACGGAATGATGCCCACGGCCGACGGCCGCATCCAGCTGGTCGACGGGGCCTATCGTTCCTACGGCCAGAACCTGGAAGTGCGCAGCGGCGACGTGATCTTCTCCAACCGGCCGATCGACAATCCGCGCCTGGACATCGAGGCGGTCCGCGAGATCTTCGGCGACCCGTCGGTCGAATACGCGGGGGTCCAGATCCGGGGCCCGGCCCAGGACCCGGAGATCGAGCTGTTCACCACGCCGCCGTCGAGCCGGGCGAAGGCGCTGGCCTACGTGCTCACCGGGGCCGAGTTCGATCACGCGGCCGGCCAGGGCGCGTTCAACGTCGGGTTCTGGGTGCTGCCGCGGCTGTTCGTCAGCTACGGCCTGGGCCTGTTCGACACCGGCAACGTGCTGGCGGCCCGCTTCGAACTGTCGCGCCGGTGGGGCCTGCGGGCCACGTCGGGCGAAAGCGACACCGGCGCCGACGTGAGCTTTATGATAGATCGCTGAACCCACACGGTCCGTACCCGGGAGTTCGCCATGCGTCAGAACCTGTCTGCTGTTCGCCTCACCCTGTTCCTCTCCGCCCTTCTGCTGGCCCTGCCCCTGGCCGCCCAGCAATCCGAGCCGGCGGACGACAACCCGAACATCTACCCCCGGATGGCCGCGCGGTTGGTCGAACTGGGCGTGCCGGTGCTCGATGTCCGCTCCGAGGAGGAAGTCGCCGAGACCGGCATGGTCGAGGGCGCGACCCGGATCTCGCACGACCGGCTCGACGAGATCGAACGCTTCCTCGACGAGGAGTTCGGCGACGACGACAACGCCGCCGTCGTGCTCTACTGCGGCTCGGGCCGGCGGGCCAGTCGGGTGATCGAGGCGATGCGCGAGCGCGGCTATGGCGGCCTGGTCAATGCCGGCGGTTACGAGGACCTGGTCCAGGCGCTGGACAGCGCGGGCGACGAGGGTTGAGCGATCGGACGCCCGCCAACCGCGTGATATCCTGATCGGCTTGGATCGAATCGAACGAGCATCATGACCGAAGTCAACGAACAGCAGAAGCAGCAGCTCGAAGCGCACAACCGAGCGACCACCGCCTTCATCGACCTGGCCAACAAGCTGTCGAAGGAAAGCGGCCAGGACGTCAAGATCGTCTCTGCCGCACTGATGGCCGCGTCGGGCATCTACGCGACCTTCATCGCCGCCGGAAACGAGGGCTACCTCGGGCCGGGTGGCGTCGACAAGGTCGCGCAGCTGTACAAGAACAACCTGGGCTACATCCAGGAGCGCAAGAAGGCCGAGCTGAAGATGCAGGGCAAGGACGCCAAGCCGCTCGGCGGTTCCGACACCATGGTCACGGCGCCGAACGCCGAGGCGCTGGCCAGGGAAAACGAAGGCGGCGCGAAGAGCGACTGATGCCGCTGCGGCAGGACGGGCACCGCGCGTCCCGCCTCCCTTCCATCCACCGGTTCGCGGGCCCTTAGCTCAGCTGGTTAGAGCAGCCGACTCATAATCGGTAGGTCGCAGGTTCAAGTCCTGCAGGGCCCACCACTCCGGCCGACCGTGGGTTGGTCACCTGAATCGGATGGCCACGACGCCGGGGCCGGTTCAATCGTCTGTTTCGTCCCGGTCGACGTCCTTTTCCCGGTCGTAGTCGTGATCGACTTCTTCCTTGAGGTCGAACAGCACGCTGAGCGCCAGCCAGCTGACGACGCTGAGTGCGATCGCGACGCCCCACTGCTCGAAGGCAACCGCCGTGCCCATGGCGCCCAGGCCCCAGATCGTGGCTGCGGTCGCGGTGCCGCGAACTCGATTGTCGCCTTTCAGGATGGCACCGCCGCCAATGAAGCCGATGCCGGTCAGGATGCCCTGCATGATGCGGGCGGTCGCGTCGCTATCGGACGGATCCAGCACGCCCAGGGCGACCACGGCGTAGGCGCAGGCACCCATGGACACGAGCGGAAACGTCCGCAGGCCCATGATCTGGCTGTAGCGCTCGCGGTTGATGGCCGCCGGCATGGCCAGCACGAACGCGAACAGAAGCTTCAGCAGCGGTTCCAGGAATTCCAGCATTTCGTGGTTACCTTTCCGGCAGGGGCCGGCTCTGCCCGGCTGCGTGACGATCAGAGCTGCGCCTCGAAGATCGAGGCCCACCGCTCGCGCAGGCGATGGACGAACCCACGGTGAGGCCATTGCTCCGGATCGATCACGCGACATCGTTCACAGTCTCCGTCGAAGTCCTTCAACAGGAGATCGGCCAGGTCGCGATCGAGGGCCAGGACGGCGATTTCGTCGTCAAGACACATCGAGCGCTGGTTCATGTTCGGCGAGCCGATGCACACGGCCCTCCGGTCGACGACGATCGCCTTGGCGTGCTGCAGCGTACCGTCGTACTCGAGGATTTCGACGCCCGCATCGAGCAGCTGCTGGTAGTAGCGGTGTCCGGCCCAGCGGGGCAGGCGATGATCGGTCTGACGCCCGCTGACCATGACCCGAACCTGCACGCCGCGCCGCGCGGCCGCGCAGAGATCGTCGCAGAGCGCGGGCCCGGGCACGAAGTAGGGGGTGACGATGTCCAGCGTCGACTGCGCGCCCATGACCAGCAGCTGGAACATCAGCGCGATCTCGGAACATTCCTCGGCGCTGGTCGCGGCCAGGACGCCGCACCGCACATCGCTCACGCGCTCGCCGTCGGCGACGCGGTCGCGACCCGACAGGTCACGGTCGCCAGCGGCGGTGTCCAGCGGCACGTCCAGCGGATCGGGCAGCCGGCCACCGGCGGCGGCCCAGTTGGCGTGGAACGCGGCGCGCAATTCTGCGACCGCCGGCCCCGTCAAGGCGAACTGCGTATCCCGGAAACGATCCGGTCGGTCGGCCCGGCCGGTCCACTCCTCGGCG encodes the following:
- a CDS encoding BamA/TamA family outer membrane protein; amino-acid sequence: MHPRLPIHARRIAALLLLIGIVSAHAATVRTEVSGLDGETLANVRASLSLVQAESLDDVSVWRLRQMADDAAEEVRLALQPFGLYNPRVAVRLLEPDGPEAPWTARVQVVPGDPVRIERAQIRIDGPAAELAEFDRWRTDWPLPEGSVLRHLAWRQHLDRLDGLADDLGFFEARYLDRRIEVEPFRNEATIDLHYDGGPRYAFGEVDFGEVAFDADLMRRLTVIDGGQAYVAGELDRQREVLARSGYFESVIVETRRDPERDAVDLRYELERRPPNTYRALAGFGTDTGARIQLGWQRHYVGDGGDRFDMRFGAQQADQEFIYRLDYQRPFGSLPANFLTGGLLLKRERDRFRFEDENDIEPVFESFGGNRNQAQVTFGRLRERLILDDYSPLEERLFVTVLKEQFDAFSAESLSEEQSALLANYPDLRRFLDTDTQTLAAGAEWTLFRLRGEGFGQEGQYAQVRFLGSSEAAGSDVSFAQAYGTARWHWQFLPRHKLLLRGEVGYTEADTTTFDLQLPDDPRRLELEITELPELFRFKTGGDRTVRGYAFEDLSTNRNGANHLLVGSAEYEFNFYGDFSVAAFYDVGNAFNDWKEPELKAGAGVGVRWYTLIGPVQLDFARAFADDSLRIHFTIGTKLL
- a CDS encoding translocation/assembly module TamB domain-containing protein, with amino-acid sequence MKKRTLVRLGLALAVLVGVLLLAAMIAWWWLTATRSGAEFLLGQAQSRTERLEWSRAEGSLSDGLVLDDLEFAQAGLEVSAGRIDLAVGLTPFPPFDVQIERLALTDVTVTLPPADPDAQAEPFRPGNYALPIPVGVDRLRLDGLTVNDADGAELLRIERAALSGSAFAALHLERLEVESPQGTLRLQGRAGLAEPWTMDLDAELRPVLDDLDLAADVALDGPLDRLSIGADLRGAVRGQLEAELRGLPDPGALSGRLDWTGAIVNWPGLDGRIDEMEIHIEGRAGDWQADAESRVALARAPETDVSLEARGGADAIEQATLVARLLDGELRATGQANWAEAPTGSATIELSGLDFTSLYPEWPSQARLAGTVEARVTPEAVVVEGFALQAPPAELRVDGQGRYRFEDRHASVALDWTELVWPPVLDDSEPLFSSAAGRFEGRGTLEEWQAELGAWLQLPDQPRTRVEIDAEGDRTQARIERGMIRPDDAGQLRFSGRAGLGEVPTADLDLALERFDPGVFVPQLPGRVDGQARLDLAGEDLALEIRSLGGQIRGQPLAGDGELRIAGTRVERASVELALGENRAVIDRPGPTAWTVSIDADRLDQVWPTLAGELTADTVVRTDERRLEWELASPGVIVGARRAGALQSRGVVEWGEQPSATARITAEDIDLNPWERLDRVELTLVGDCRQHRLNAYASGTRATLDLAAGGMLADCANPAEAWQGQIDRLVIAETPLGLWRLDRPLEIAYGADRITAGPACLWTTGHDGRLCLNELDAAVGPSASEGRAAVAFNAVPTDLVLLPLDPAFSIGTELRGLARVAWDGAGLTGVDGRLLMDSGPVQLLGTDGELLTIEGADLALASPEPRSVQADLDLRLEGASTIVGRVAIPNVNDPSTTSIDGRLSLNLPRLSAFNRLVPQLDRLQGRLDAELTVAGPLLAPEFDGEARLREGRIVHAPYGMDLTAIDLTLDADQTGGRLTGAFQAGDGRARIDGRMARETGAWRGRVAVDGEGLQLFDAEWLRMTISPDLAARFEADGLELDGTLVVDSALLGLPPGSESRIQPSDDVVIVGAEPEDEDAAAETAPIRPIVGTVGLRLGDDVRMEAAGMTTRLAGELDITWNGDGMMPTADGRIQLVDGAYRSYGQNLEVRSGDVIFSNRPIDNPRLDIEAVREIFGDPSVEYAGVQIRGPAQDPEIELFTTPPSSRAKALAYVLTGAEFDHAAGQGAFNVGFWVLPRLFVSYGLGLFDTGNVLAARFELSRRWGLRATSGESDTGADVSFMIDR
- a CDS encoding rhodanese-like domain-containing protein, translating into MRQNLSAVRLTLFLSALLLALPLAAQQSEPADDNPNIYPRMAARLVELGVPVLDVRSEEEVAETGMVEGATRISHDRLDEIERFLDEEFGDDDNAAVVLYCGSGRRASRVIEAMRERGYGGLVNAGGYEDLVQALDSAGDEG
- a CDS encoding DUF3144 domain-containing protein, producing MTEVNEQQKQQLEAHNRATTAFIDLANKLSKESGQDVKIVSAALMAASGIYATFIAAGNEGYLGPGGVDKVAQLYKNNLGYIQERKKAELKMQGKDAKPLGGSDTMVTAPNAEALARENEGGAKSD
- a CDS encoding MgtC/SapB family protein; protein product: MLEFLEPLLKLLFAFVLAMPAAINRERYSQIMGLRTFPLVSMGACAYAVVALGVLDPSDSDATARIMQGILTGIGFIGGGAILKGDNRVRGTATAATIWGLGAMGTAVAFEQWGVAIALSVVSWLALSVLFDLKEEVDHDYDREKDVDRDETDD